A genomic window from Fibrobacterota bacterium includes:
- a CDS encoding UDP-N-acetylmuramate--alanine ligase: MTSWHFSGIGGSGMSAIAFYLLGRGETVSGSDRLFDRGGGESIRRALEAAGALVVPQDGIGLDPHATLVVSTAIEDTTAEVKKAREQGNRIVHRSEALAEIAARTHCIAVSGTSGKSTVTAMVFRVLREAGLDPSVISGAVLRELSSQGHWGNAWGGSGEWLVIEADESDGSLVRYHPEVGLLLNLDRDHKELSELREIFGTFRAQSKHFVVHGDRADCVEIGGPGATSFGVHHSSLPLPTEIRLLSDRVEFTLGDVPFSVPGPGMHTLENALSALAVGALAGVDLATGARALATFAGVGRRHELLGEARGVRVFDDFAHNPAKVEAGLSAAQLAAGTGRVLAIFQPHGFGPLRFLLDDFAASFTKALRAQDQLWVAPVYDAGGTADRTISSADLVTKIQGNVHCPATRAEIPAEIARVAQSGDVVYSMGARDPDLPQFAKSVLSAL, encoded by the coding sequence ATGACCTCCTGGCATTTTTCCGGCATCGGCGGATCCGGCATGAGCGCGATCGCCTTCTATCTGTTGGGGCGCGGCGAAACCGTTTCCGGCTCCGACCGTCTGTTCGATCGCGGCGGCGGCGAGTCCATCCGGCGCGCGCTGGAAGCAGCCGGCGCGCTCGTTGTGCCCCAAGACGGCATCGGCCTGGATCCGCACGCCACGCTCGTGGTGTCCACCGCCATCGAAGACACCACCGCCGAAGTGAAGAAGGCCCGCGAACAGGGAAACCGGATCGTGCACCGATCGGAGGCATTGGCCGAGATCGCCGCTCGCACGCACTGCATCGCGGTTTCCGGCACCAGCGGAAAATCCACCGTCACCGCCATGGTCTTTCGCGTGCTGCGCGAGGCAGGCTTGGATCCGTCCGTGATTTCGGGCGCGGTGTTGCGGGAATTGTCCAGCCAAGGCCATTGGGGCAACGCTTGGGGCGGTTCGGGCGAATGGCTGGTGATCGAGGCCGACGAATCCGACGGGTCGTTGGTTCGCTACCACCCGGAAGTCGGGTTGCTCCTGAACCTGGACCGCGACCACAAAGAGCTTTCCGAGCTGCGTGAGATTTTTGGCACCTTCCGCGCGCAAAGCAAACACTTCGTGGTCCATGGCGACCGCGCCGACTGCGTGGAGATCGGCGGACCCGGCGCCACAAGCTTCGGCGTCCACCATTCCAGCCTGCCTCTTCCCACCGAGATCCGCCTGTTGAGCGATCGAGTCGAATTCACCTTGGGCGATGTGCCGTTTTCTGTCCCAGGTCCCGGCATGCACACCCTGGAAAACGCGTTGTCCGCACTGGCCGTGGGCGCGTTGGCGGGAGTGGATCTGGCCACCGGAGCGCGCGCGTTGGCGACTTTCGCGGGCGTGGGCCGCCGCCACGAACTGTTGGGAGAGGCCCGCGGTGTGCGGGTGTTCGACGACTTCGCCCACAATCCCGCCAAGGTGGAGGCCGGCCTTTCCGCCGCGCAGTTGGCCGCCGGAACGGGCCGGGTCCTGGCCATCTTCCAGCCTCACGGTTTCGGACCGCTTCGCTTTCTGCTGGACGACTTCGCGGCGTCCTTCACCAAGGCCTTGCGTGCCCAAGACCAACTGTGGGTCGCTCCGGTCTACGATGCGGGCGGCACGGCCGACCGGACCATTTCCTCAGCAGATCTTGTCACAAAGATCCAGGGGAACGTCCACTGCCCGGCCACCCGTGCGGAGATTCCCGCCGAGATCGCGCGAGTAGCGCAAAGCGGCGACGTGGTCTATTCCATGGGCGCCCGCGATCCCGACCTGCCCCAGTTTGCGAAGTCGGTGCTCTCGGCGTTGTAG
- a CDS encoding L,D-transpeptidase translates to MTSLPALVLVDATSQTLSVWKDGAETFRCAVSTGKNGMGCVEGSGCTPVGWHRIAQAIGHGQPLGARFSSREPTGEVWTSGPVEGDWITTRILWLEGLEAGLNKGPGVDSYERYIYIHGTAREDELGRPGSHGCVRTSNRDAQILADQFLSEGDLVWIGPSGDAP, encoded by the coding sequence ATGACCTCGCTCCCCGCGCTGGTCCTGGTGGACGCCACTTCCCAGACACTTTCTGTCTGGAAGGACGGAGCGGAAACCTTCCGCTGCGCGGTGTCCACCGGCAAAAACGGCATGGGGTGCGTGGAAGGCTCCGGGTGCACTCCGGTGGGCTGGCATCGCATCGCCCAGGCGATCGGGCACGGCCAGCCCCTGGGGGCGCGGTTTTCCAGCCGCGAACCGACCGGCGAGGTCTGGACATCGGGCCCGGTGGAAGGCGATTGGATCACCACGCGCATCCTGTGGCTGGAGGGCCTGGAAGCGGGCCTGAACAAAGGGCCCGGCGTGGATTCCTACGAGCGGTACATCTACATCCATGGTACCGCGCGCGAAGACGAACTGGGACGCCCCGGCTCGCACGGCTGCGTGCGAACCTCCAATCGCGACGCACAAATCCTGGCTGATCAATTTCTGTCTGAGGGAGATCTCGTCTGGATCGGACCCTCCGGAGACGCACCATGA
- a CDS encoding HEAT repeat domain-containing protein, with product MMNRTQALKELQLLENYEFDRSDAPGRLLSHLSSNDGEVVLAALRASTGYFGLPGIWERIFELAATAPDEETRAIANASLWPVMQDGSGWDWLPEDDEEIDPEIPMPPEPLVPREIYESTKAHLLAKVDAKMETMDVRRRCLEALGHIAFLPEVRALVLRFYQEAPTTLVKVSAIYAMGLVEDDEFEQIVVDELESTNPDLLSEAVHACANLRLEEIWPRVSLLVEHEDEDVRFEVLAATGMLVPLAEAEAVMEQLASEYRDARARDALRIAAAALEERRLEESGEDEAWRMDQVRDEIDRMTDTNHDAP from the coding sequence ATGATGAATCGCACGCAGGCCCTGAAGGAGCTGCAACTCCTGGAAAACTACGAGTTCGACCGGTCGGATGCACCGGGTCGTTTGCTTTCCCACCTTTCGTCCAACGATGGAGAGGTCGTTTTAGCCGCTCTGCGCGCCAGTACGGGGTATTTTGGACTCCCCGGAATCTGGGAACGGATCTTCGAACTGGCCGCCACGGCACCGGACGAAGAAACGCGCGCCATCGCCAACGCCTCGCTCTGGCCCGTCATGCAGGACGGCTCCGGCTGGGATTGGTTGCCTGAAGACGACGAAGAGATCGATCCCGAGATCCCCATGCCACCGGAACCCCTGGTGCCGCGCGAGATCTACGAATCCACCAAGGCTCACCTGTTGGCCAAGGTGGACGCCAAGATGGAGACCATGGACGTCCGCCGTCGCTGCCTGGAAGCGCTGGGCCACATCGCCTTTCTCCCCGAGGTACGTGCACTGGTGTTGCGCTTCTATCAGGAAGCCCCCACCACGTTGGTGAAAGTTTCCGCCATCTACGCCATGGGCCTGGTGGAAGACGACGAATTCGAACAGATCGTGGTGGACGAGCTTGAATCCACCAATCCCGATCTGCTCTCGGAGGCCGTGCACGCCTGCGCGAACCTGCGCCTGGAAGAGATCTGGCCCCGCGTTTCGCTGCTGGTGGAACACGAGGACGAAGACGTTCGATTCGAGGTACTGGCCGCCACCGGCATGCTGGTGCCCCTGGCCGAGGCGGAAGCCGTCATGGAGCAATTGGCCTCCGAATACCGCGACGCCCGCGCCCGCGACGCCCTGCGGATCGCCGCAGCGGCCTTGGAAGAGCGGCGGCTGGAAGAATCCGGCGAAGACGAGGCCTGGCGCATGGACCAGGTCCGCGACGAGATCGATCGGATGACCGACACCAACCACGACGCGCCATGA
- a CDS encoding outer membrane lipoprotein carrier protein LolA, which yields MRRILLLLAAAPLWAEPLLPKVAATLPMPNCRIKLSMVVTTPGSITPPRGTTGTLELATDNRFRFRAPELLAVSDGKLLWQWNASTNQVVMKSPSQVQQLGLPLEILQAALSGSETKASRETIDGKAAQRLELDVSKPPLSRFIRATLWAKESGLTPIRLEVEEEEGNKTTWNLLAISKWKPADADFAFAPPKGAEVVDLR from the coding sequence ATGCGCCGGATCCTCCTTCTCCTTGCCGCCGCCCCACTTTGGGCAGAACCACTGCTTCCCAAGGTCGCCGCGACCCTCCCCATGCCCAATTGCCGAATCAAGCTTTCCATGGTGGTCACCACTCCCGGCTCGATCACCCCACCGCGCGGGACCACTGGCACGCTGGAACTCGCCACCGACAACCGGTTTCGGTTCCGGGCCCCGGAATTGTTGGCGGTTTCCGATGGAAAACTCCTGTGGCAGTGGAATGCTTCCACCAACCAGGTGGTGATGAAGAGCCCCTCGCAGGTCCAACAATTGGGGCTTCCGTTGGAAATCCTGCAAGCCGCCCTTTCCGGTTCGGAGACCAAGGCCAGTCGCGAAACCATCGATGGAAAGGCCGCCCAGCGATTGGAGCTGGACGTTTCCAAGCCACCGCTTTCCAGATTCATTCGGGCCACGTTGTGGGCCAAGGAATCGGGCCTCACCCCCATCCGACTGGAAGTGGAAGAAGAAGAGGGCAACAAGACCACGTGGAACCTTTTGGCGATTTCCAAGTGGAAACCCGCAGACGCCGACTTCGCCTTCGCTCCCCCCAAAGGAGCGGAAGTGGTCGATCTGCGGTGA
- a CDS encoding carbonic anhydrase: MNELTSSDLLAQNRAWSERTRREDPEFFQRLSQQQSPRFLWIGCSDSRVPANQITGLVPGQVFVHRNVSNIAHPTDVNLMSVLEYAVDILQVREILVVGHYGCGGIRQAISGRLPGIADFWLEPVRELRRDHHEELSTLAPQALEDRLCELNVEQQVRTLSHSGIVHRAWERGQKLKVHGWIYSLSDGVLKDLAVSQCSPGRN; encoded by the coding sequence ATGAACGAACTGACCTCCTCTGATCTTTTGGCTCAGAACCGGGCTTGGTCCGAGCGGACCCGTCGGGAAGATCCGGAGTTTTTCCAACGCCTGTCCCAGCAGCAAAGCCCGCGTTTTCTGTGGATCGGGTGTTCGGATAGCCGCGTGCCCGCCAACCAGATCACCGGGTTGGTGCCCGGCCAGGTCTTCGTGCACCGCAACGTGTCCAACATCGCCCATCCCACAGACGTCAATTTGATGTCCGTGCTCGAGTACGCCGTGGACATTCTCCAAGTCCGGGAGATTCTCGTGGTGGGCCATTACGGATGCGGCGGAATCCGACAAGCGATTTCGGGAAGATTGCCTGGAATCGCCGATTTCTGGTTGGAGCCTGTTCGAGAGCTGCGCAGAGACCACCACGAGGAGCTCTCCACCCTTGCGCCACAGGCCTTGGAAGACCGATTGTGCGAGCTCAACGTGGAACAACAAGTAAGGACCCTCTCCCACAGCGGGATCGTTCATCGGGCTTGGGAGCGAGGCCAGAAGCTGAAAGTGCATGGCTGGATCTATTCGCTTTCCGATGGCGTCTTGAAAGACCTCGCGGTCAGCCAGTGTTCCCCAGGCCGCAATTGA
- the rfbC gene encoding dTDP-4-dehydrorhamnose 3,5-epimerase codes for MNVKPGGLEGLIVIEPKVFRDERGFFLEPYNAARYKECGMDVDFVQDNHSFSTRGVLRGLHFQTVPGQAKLLRCGRGKIWDVAVDIRPASRTFGKWWGIELDSESHRQLFIPVGFAHGFCVLSEEAEVLYKCSAVYNPATESGIAWNDPDIGVGWPISDTIISARDQTNQSFAQYRATLGV; via the coding sequence ATGAACGTGAAGCCAGGTGGCCTGGAAGGACTCATCGTCATCGAACCCAAGGTGTTTCGCGACGAGCGGGGCTTTTTCTTGGAACCGTACAATGCCGCCCGATACAAGGAATGCGGCATGGACGTGGACTTTGTGCAGGACAACCATAGTTTCAGTACCCGCGGCGTTTTGCGGGGATTGCACTTCCAGACCGTGCCCGGGCAGGCCAAATTGCTGCGTTGTGGGCGGGGCAAAATCTGGGATGTGGCGGTGGACATTCGCCCCGCCTCCCGCACGTTCGGCAAGTGGTGGGGAATCGAGCTGGACTCCGAAAGCCATCGACAGCTGTTCATTCCGGTGGGCTTCGCCCATGGCTTCTGCGTGCTCTCCGAAGAAGCGGAAGTTCTCTACAAGTGCTCGGCGGTGTACAACCCAGCCACCGAATCCGGCATTGCCTGGAACGATCCTGACATCGGCGTGGGCTGGCCCATTTCCGACACCATCATTTCCGCCCGCGACCAGACCAATCAAAGCTTTGCCCAATACCGCGCCACGCTTGGCGTGTGA
- a CDS encoding NADH-quinone oxidoreductase subunit A produces the protein MMQPSTFDVVFPLTVLGILGILVPSFLVGANWFLNRQRKTFQAKGDSYECGLSTTAGSADERFSVKFYLVAMIFLAFDIEVAFLYPWAIRFLSGGWNLLWILLAFLVMLEVVYLYLWHKGALDWD, from the coding sequence ATGATGCAGCCCTCCACATTCGACGTCGTCTTTCCGCTTACGGTCCTTGGGATTCTGGGAATCCTGGTGCCCTCCTTCCTGGTGGGCGCCAACTGGTTTCTGAACCGCCAACGCAAGACTTTCCAAGCCAAGGGCGATTCCTACGAGTGCGGCCTTTCCACTACGGCAGGTAGCGCGGATGAGCGTTTCTCGGTGAAGTTCTATCTGGTGGCCATGATCTTTTTGGCCTTCGACATCGAGGTGGCATTCCTCTATCCGTGGGCCATCCGGTTTCTGAGCGGCGGCTGGAATCTCTTGTGGATTCTGCTCGCGTTCCTGGTCATGCTGGAAGTCGTGTACCTGTACCTCTGGCACAAGGGCGCACTCGACTGGGACTAG
- a CDS encoding DUF721 domain-containing protein, which produces MNGPKPDRWLGGKDLDRFRRKERAREDNEAEPLAGLLGNYLERSSLGAALMPASPAFQKAWAEVAGPLASRCTPCKWEHGVLWVDVPDPGWKFELRWRLGELAQAMRDRGISLRQIRIR; this is translated from the coding sequence ATGAACGGCCCCAAGCCCGATCGCTGGCTGGGCGGCAAGGATCTCGACAGATTCCGTCGCAAAGAGCGGGCTCGCGAGGACAACGAAGCGGAGCCTCTGGCTGGGCTGCTGGGGAACTACCTCGAGCGTTCGTCCTTGGGTGCGGCGCTCATGCCTGCATCCCCCGCCTTCCAGAAAGCGTGGGCGGAAGTGGCAGGCCCGTTGGCCAGCCGCTGCACGCCCTGCAAATGGGAGCATGGCGTGCTGTGGGTGGATGTCCCCGATCCCGGCTGGAAGTTCGAATTGCGTTGGAGACTGGGAGAATTGGCCCAGGCGATGCGCGATCGTGGCATCTCGCTTCGCCAGATCAGGATCCGCTAG